One Peterkaempfera bronchialis DNA window includes the following coding sequences:
- a CDS encoding 5-oxoprolinase subunit C family protein, translated as MRVREARVLEVVRPGPLTTVQDGGRRGVAQLGVPRAGALDPVAYRLANRLVGNGEGAAVLETTLGGVAVRASAPVVAAVTGAPAPVTVDGRPVPWGAPVAVAAGAVLEVGAVTHGVRSYVAFAGGVAVPPVLGSRSADLLSGLGPAPLAVGDRLPLGEDGGVPVHAEVVPLPGPPLELVLRLEPGPRADWFGPDATAVLARARYRVAAASNRVALRTEGPPLERVRGGELPSEGMVLGAVQVPPDGRPVVFLADHPTTGGYPVVGVVPEEDLAAAAQAVPGIPLRFVPVRAGRGGRG; from the coding sequence ATGAGGGTGCGGGAGGCGAGGGTGCTGGAGGTGGTGCGGCCGGGGCCGCTGACGACCGTTCAGGACGGGGGGCGGCGCGGGGTGGCGCAGCTCGGGGTGCCCCGGGCGGGGGCGCTGGACCCGGTCGCATACCGGCTGGCGAACCGGCTGGTCGGCAACGGCGAGGGGGCGGCGGTGCTGGAGACCACGCTGGGCGGGGTGGCGGTGCGGGCGTCGGCGCCGGTGGTCGCCGCCGTGACCGGCGCCCCGGCACCGGTCACCGTGGACGGCAGGCCGGTGCCGTGGGGCGCTCCGGTGGCGGTGGCCGCCGGGGCGGTGCTGGAGGTGGGGGCGGTCACCCACGGGGTGCGCAGCTATGTGGCGTTCGCGGGCGGGGTCGCGGTGCCTCCGGTGCTGGGCAGCCGCTCGGCCGACCTGCTGTCGGGGTTGGGCCCCGCCCCGCTCGCCGTGGGCGACCGGCTGCCGCTGGGGGAGGACGGGGGCGTACCGGTCCATGCCGAGGTGGTGCCCTTGCCGGGGCCCCCGCTGGAGCTGGTGCTGCGGCTGGAGCCGGGGCCCCGGGCGGACTGGTTCGGCCCGGACGCCACGGCCGTGCTGGCCCGCGCCCGCTACCGGGTGGCGGCGGCCAGCAACCGGGTGGCGCTGCGTACCGAGGGGCCGCCGCTGGAGCGGGTGCGGGGCGGGGAACTGCCCAGTGAGGGGATGGTGCTGGGCGCGGTGCAGGTGCCTCCGGACGGGCGGCCGGTGGTGTTCCTGGCCGATCATCCGACCACGGGTGGCTATCCCGTGGTCGGGGTGGTGCCGGAGGAGGACCTGGCGGCGGCCGCACAGGCGGTGCCGGGTATCCCGCTGCGGTTCGTTCCGGTGCGGGCCGGGCGCGGGGGGCGCGGCTGA
- a CDS encoding aminoglycoside phosphotransferase family protein, producing the protein MYPSATAPAPTTLRPPAPLHRRPVGAPAAPVRTGRPLDPRSADQRAALEARQQLAARRPGAPAGTALLPRPGVDGPLRGRLPGGGRPDTTALQAPLVRAAMAHVTRICPGFTPRQLLHQDGRHVLVAGTVGRTPVVAKCLAPRTERRDDDLQWVESFRHEVAAYRAFVRHRPPVRLPKLVAADPDRCVLLLERVPGRTAARERHPVDAPTPGEVRAVLGSIRALNLWRPPSGFDAPLDYPVEIARYHALGLLTDRDTGDLQQLLYGLAHVPAQFCHGDALLSNVVLAPSGPVLVDWERVGWYLPGYDLAVLWSVLSGDTAARRQISQLAQASGTVLRDAFLVNLILVLMRELRMHDLPGAGEEQRILIRRLHDDASLARRAVRAAVGTR; encoded by the coding sequence ATGTATCCATCAGCAACCGCTCCGGCCCCCACCACGCTGCGTCCCCCCGCGCCCCTGCACCGCCGGCCGGTGGGCGCACCGGCCGCGCCGGTACGCACCGGGCGGCCCCTCGACCCCCGCTCGGCCGACCAGCGCGCCGCGCTGGAGGCCCGGCAGCAGTTGGCGGCCCGCAGGCCGGGCGCCCCCGCAGGCACCGCCCTGCTCCCCCGGCCGGGGGTCGACGGACCGCTGCGCGGCCGGCTGCCGGGCGGCGGGCGTCCCGACACCACCGCGCTCCAGGCCCCGCTGGTGCGGGCCGCGATGGCCCATGTGACGCGGATATGTCCGGGGTTCACCCCGCGTCAGCTGCTCCACCAGGACGGCCGCCACGTCCTGGTGGCGGGTACGGTCGGCCGCACGCCGGTGGTGGCCAAGTGCCTGGCTCCCCGGACGGAGCGCCGCGACGACGACCTTCAGTGGGTGGAGAGCTTCCGGCACGAGGTGGCCGCCTACCGCGCCTTCGTCCGGCACCGGCCGCCGGTGCGGCTGCCCAAGCTGGTGGCCGCCGACCCGGACCGCTGCGTACTGCTGCTGGAGCGGGTGCCGGGCCGGACCGCCGCCCGGGAGCGGCACCCGGTCGATGCGCCGACGCCCGGTGAGGTGCGTGCTGTGCTGGGCTCGATCCGGGCGCTCAACCTGTGGCGGCCGCCGTCCGGCTTCGACGCGCCGCTGGACTATCCGGTGGAGATCGCCCGCTACCACGCGCTCGGCCTGCTGACCGACCGCGACACCGGTGACCTTCAGCAGTTGCTGTACGGGCTGGCGCATGTCCCGGCGCAGTTCTGCCACGGCGACGCGCTGCTGTCGAATGTGGTGCTGGCCCCGTCCGGCCCGGTGCTGGTGGACTGGGAGCGGGTCGGCTGGTACCTGCCAGGCTACGACCTGGCGGTGCTGTGGAGCGTGCTCTCCGGGGACACCGCCGCGCGGCGCCAGATCAGCCAACTGGCGCAGGCGTCCGGCACGGTGCTGCGGGATGCCTTCCTGGTGAACCTGATCCTGGTGCTGATGCGCGAACTCCGGATGCACGACCTGCCGGGTGCGGGCGAGGAGCAGCGCATCCTGATCCGCCGGCTGCACGACGACGCCTCGCTGGCCCGCCGTGCGGTGCGGGCCGCCGTGGGCACCCGCTGA
- a CDS encoding TerD family protein — MLIGKGANVPVAAGAVRVVLGWRSGAGVPDADASALLLSGGRVRSDADFVFYNQSRDASGAVRHEGKQATADGVADTLAVDLAALDPAVETVVLAASSDGGVFGALPGLQLSVRDAASGAELARFEDPGATSETAFVLGELYRRGGGWKFRAVGQGYDSGLAGLATDYGIRVDAAPAPAPAPAPAPPSSPSPSSPPPPTKLSLTKAAPTVSLAKHGATGGAMRVNLNWHAPDQGQDPGQDQAGRRGWLRKLGGGGGAGGGAGGRDLDLACLWETQDGNKGIVQAVGRLFGHLGGPPYVQLDQDDRTGAAATGENLWINLDFASRIRRLLVFAFVYSGAGSFQGLDAVATLYPASGMPIELRLDECAFPASGCAIAMIENVGGELVVRREGRYFQQLPGASIHQQVDQAYGWNLSWVSASK; from the coding sequence ATGCTGATCGGCAAGGGCGCGAACGTACCGGTGGCCGCAGGGGCGGTCCGGGTGGTGCTGGGCTGGCGGAGCGGGGCGGGGGTGCCGGACGCGGACGCCTCGGCGCTGCTGCTGAGCGGCGGGCGGGTGCGCTCGGACGCGGACTTCGTCTTCTACAACCAGTCCCGGGACGCCTCGGGTGCGGTGCGCCACGAGGGCAAGCAGGCCACCGCGGACGGGGTGGCCGACACGCTGGCGGTGGACCTGGCCGCGCTGGACCCGGCGGTGGAGACGGTGGTACTCGCCGCGTCCAGCGACGGCGGGGTGTTCGGTGCGCTGCCCGGGTTGCAGCTGTCGGTGCGGGATGCCGCGAGCGGAGCGGAGCTGGCGCGGTTCGAGGACCCGGGGGCCACCTCGGAGACGGCCTTTGTGCTGGGCGAGCTCTACCGGCGCGGCGGCGGTTGGAAGTTCCGCGCGGTGGGGCAGGGCTATGACTCGGGGCTCGCCGGGCTCGCCACCGACTACGGCATCCGGGTGGACGCGGCACCGGCACCAGCACCGGCACCGGCACCGGCACCACCGTCATCGCCGTCGCCGTCGTCGCCGCCGCCGCCGACCAAGCTGTCGCTGACCAAGGCCGCCCCCACCGTTTCACTGGCCAAGCACGGGGCGACCGGCGGCGCCATGCGGGTCAACCTCAACTGGCACGCCCCCGACCAGGGGCAGGACCCGGGCCAGGACCAGGCCGGCCGCCGGGGCTGGCTGCGCAAGCTCGGCGGCGGAGGCGGGGCCGGCGGGGGCGCCGGCGGCCGGGACCTCGACCTGGCCTGCCTCTGGGAGACGCAGGACGGCAACAAGGGCATCGTGCAGGCGGTCGGCCGGCTGTTCGGCCACCTCGGGGGGCCGCCCTACGTCCAGCTCGACCAGGACGACCGCACCGGTGCGGCGGCCACCGGCGAGAACCTGTGGATCAATCTGGACTTCGCATCGCGGATCCGCCGACTGCTGGTCTTCGCCTTCGTCTACAGCGGCGCGGGCAGCTTCCAGGGACTGGACGCGGTCGCCACCCTGTACCCCGCCTCGGGGATGCCGATCGAACTGCGGCTCGACGAGTGCGCGTTCCCGGCCAGCGGCTGCGCCATTGCCATGATCGAGAACGTCGGCGGGGAGCTGGTGGTGCGGCGCGAGGGCCGGTACTTCCAGCAGCTGCCTGGCGCCTCCATCCATCAGCAGGTGGACCAGGCGTACGGCTGGAACCTGAGCTGGGTCAGCGCCTCCAAGTGA
- a CDS encoding DNA-binding protein NsdB: MSREPNTRLADLFALTGWSKGELARMVNRRGAALGQQQLSTDTSRVRRWIEQGEIPRDPVPRVLAALFTERLGRVVTIEDLGLERHRRSRAGTSDTGMPWKPEQTAAVLTEFTGMDLMLNRRGLMGAGAALAAGSSIADSLHDWLTGEYDAPEALRQAGRPRSVIPVGESSLDLYEAGPVGTDEVEALEDSVDIFRAWDASRGGGLQRKAVVGQLNEVGGMLTYRHPKDLERRLWIVAANLAVLAGWMSHDVGLEPTAQKYFVIAVHAAREAGDKPRAGEALSRAARQMVHLGRADDALDLMQLAKIGSGEQTLPRTRAMLQTIEAWAHASLGRSQATRRVLGEAEELFVADKGEPAPSWMQLFTEAELHGMEALVYRTLAEHDPKAAPLAQRHAKLALDLRSKNGRERSTIFDRLSLASACWIAGQPDEAQVQAKMALALIRDTSSHRTWDRLREMYRLTQQYKGLPEVADLREQIRQAVPQQRRQIV; this comes from the coding sequence GTGAGCAGAGAACCCAACACCCGACTTGCCGACCTGTTCGCCCTGACCGGATGGTCGAAGGGCGAGCTGGCGCGGATGGTCAATCGGCGCGGTGCCGCCCTGGGGCAGCAACAGCTGTCCACCGACACCTCGCGGGTGCGGCGCTGGATCGAACAGGGGGAGATCCCCCGAGATCCCGTGCCGAGGGTGCTGGCCGCACTGTTCACCGAGCGGCTCGGCCGTGTCGTCACCATCGAAGACCTCGGTCTGGAACGGCACCGGCGCAGCAGAGCAGGCACATCGGACACCGGAATGCCCTGGAAGCCGGAGCAGACGGCCGCGGTCCTCACCGAGTTCACGGGAATGGACCTCATGCTCAACCGACGCGGTTTGATGGGCGCGGGCGCCGCGCTCGCGGCTGGTTCCTCCATCGCCGACTCACTCCACGACTGGCTCACCGGGGAGTACGACGCCCCCGAGGCCCTCCGCCAGGCCGGCCGCCCCCGCTCCGTGATCCCGGTCGGCGAATCCTCCCTGGACCTCTACGAGGCCGGCCCGGTCGGCACCGACGAGGTCGAGGCCCTGGAGGATTCGGTGGACATCTTCCGCGCCTGGGACGCCTCCCGGGGCGGCGGACTCCAGCGCAAGGCCGTGGTCGGCCAACTCAACGAGGTCGGCGGCATGCTGACCTACCGTCACCCCAAGGACCTGGAGCGGCGGCTCTGGATCGTCGCCGCCAACCTGGCGGTGCTGGCCGGCTGGATGTCCCATGACGTGGGCCTGGAGCCCACCGCCCAGAAGTACTTTGTGATCGCCGTGCACGCGGCACGGGAGGCCGGGGACAAACCGAGGGCCGGGGAGGCCCTCTCCCGCGCCGCCCGCCAGATGGTGCACCTCGGCCGGGCCGACGACGCGCTGGACCTGATGCAGCTGGCCAAGATCGGCTCCGGCGAGCAGACGCTGCCCCGCACCCGGGCGATGCTCCAGACCATCGAGGCATGGGCACATGCCTCGCTCGGCCGCTCCCAGGCGACCCGCAGGGTGCTGGGCGAGGCGGAGGAGCTGTTCGTGGCCGACAAGGGCGAGCCGGCGCCCAGCTGGATGCAGCTCTTCACCGAGGCGGAGCTGCACGGCATGGAGGCGCTGGTCTACCGCACCCTGGCCGAGCACGACCCCAAGGCGGCCCCGCTCGCCCAGCGGCACGCCAAGCTGGCGCTCGACCTCCGGTCGAAGAACGGCCGCGAGCGGTCCACCATCTTCGACCGCCTCTCCCTGGCCTCGGCCTGCTGGATCGCCGGACAGCCCGACGAGGCCCAGGTGCAGGCCAAGATGGCACTGGCGCTGATCCGCGACACCTCCTCGCACCGCACCTGGGACCGGCTGCGGGAGATGTACCGGCTCACCCAGCAGTACAAGGGCCTGCCCGAGGTGGCCGACCTGCGGGAGCAGATCCGGCAGGCGGTGCCGCAGCAGCGGCGGCAGATCGTGTGA
- a CDS encoding HEAT repeat domain-containing protein — MFEPDIAPSATLLGLLQRGRGDGTLHALAAERPDALAALDACVVRDPRHDWQVENRSLYYARLYSELEGPLDGIDAHLFHPDDGIDTDENRTGLALSVLGHLAAYGRRDALDLLRRYTVHGSNWAWALDELALRDDDASLLRLAPAVLDRFPAGPEGDAALRAAVRDAYEPRPWRLWAATHPRIAAAGEQAPFDLWQRQLGRSTAAPGWGAAEVLAWADRAAEEDRSGSPHDAVQRRAAAAARCLAAVAGPDDRPLLLNAARNGAEGARRAALRHLVDRDDPAVPGLIELCAADPDGRIVDAALDVLGRMRGPAAMDHARRWADPATGGADSALGEAAARLLACAGDERDAPLVADALRRWIAGYGADGDGLGCLVDGAGRLRATAAVPALRYVYAETVSSQLRGRAAHALAATDACFPAGPAVECLWDCEETTRELAARHVATTGDVRVLERLRRLAADPAEEAEVHAAVRGRLIAGDRVR, encoded by the coding sequence ATGTTCGAGCCCGACATAGCGCCCAGTGCGACCCTTCTCGGCCTGCTCCAGCGGGGCCGCGGAGACGGCACCCTGCATGCGCTGGCGGCCGAGCGGCCGGACGCCCTCGCCGCCCTCGACGCGTGTGTCGTCCGCGACCCCCGCCACGACTGGCAGGTGGAGAACCGGTCGCTGTACTACGCGCGGCTCTACTCGGAGCTGGAAGGCCCCCTGGACGGGATCGACGCGCACCTCTTCCACCCCGACGACGGCATCGACACCGACGAGAACCGCACCGGCCTCGCCCTCTCCGTCCTCGGCCACCTCGCCGCCTACGGCCGCCGCGACGCCCTCGACCTGCTGCGCCGCTACACCGTCCACGGCAGCAACTGGGCCTGGGCGCTGGACGAGCTGGCCCTGCGCGACGACGACGCCTCCCTGCTGCGGCTCGCCCCCGCCGTCCTGGACCGCTTCCCCGCCGGACCCGAGGGCGACGCGGCCCTGCGCGCCGCCGTGCGCGACGCCTATGAGCCCCGCCCCTGGCGGCTCTGGGCCGCCACCCACCCCCGGATCGCCGCCGCCGGCGAACAGGCTCCCTTCGACCTGTGGCAGCGCCAGCTGGGCCGCAGCACCGCCGCCCCCGGCTGGGGCGCCGCCGAGGTGCTGGCCTGGGCCGACCGGGCCGCCGAGGAGGACCGCAGCGGCTCACCCCATGACGCCGTACAGCGCCGCGCCGCCGCCGCGGCCCGCTGCCTGGCCGCCGTCGCCGGTCCCGACGACCGCCCGCTGCTGCTGAACGCCGCCCGCAACGGCGCCGAGGGCGCCCGCCGGGCCGCCCTGCGCCACCTGGTCGACCGCGACGACCCCGCCGTCCCCGGCCTTATCGAGCTGTGCGCCGCCGACCCCGACGGACGGATCGTGGACGCGGCCCTGGACGTCCTCGGCCGGATGCGCGGACCCGCCGCCATGGACCACGCCCGCCGCTGGGCCGACCCCGCCACCGGAGGCGCCGACAGCGCCCTCGGCGAGGCCGCCGCCCGGCTGCTGGCCTGCGCGGGCGACGAGCGGGACGCCCCGCTGGTGGCCGATGCGCTGCGCCGCTGGATCGCCGGATACGGCGCCGACGGCGACGGCCTCGGCTGCCTGGTCGACGGCGCCGGACGGCTCCGCGCCACCGCCGCCGTACCGGCGCTGCGCTATGTCTACGCGGAGACCGTCTCCTCGCAGCTGCGCGGGCGGGCCGCCCACGCGCTCGCCGCCACCGACGCCTGCTTCCCCGCCGGACCGGCGGTGGAGTGCCTCTGGGACTGCGAGGAGACCACCCGGGAGCTCGCCGCCCGGCATGTCGCGACCACCGGCGATGTGCGGGTCCTGGAGCGGCTGCGCAGGCTCGCCGCCGACCCGGCCGAGGAGGCGGAGGTGCATGCGGCCGTCCGTGGGCGGCTGATCGCCGGGGACCGGGTGCGCTAG
- a CDS encoding PP2C family protein-serine/threonine phosphatase, with amino-acid sequence MHPAAHPDHPAVLGDGPGAVAAPYAPGIAVWDLTTDEVHWSPEVFALFGRDRTAGALTLDQLPAYLLPDDQLPVQGMVTAALVDGRALRGEFRVVRPDGTVRAVRCTGGPVIGPDGHAESLRLSLRDAGGAWPLSDRAAAASARPVAAPAAAVPDLAVRGPADTASGWCDALPLPGGGALLALGSGAAESAMLRDALRGMAMTGAGPAVMLGLLDRLLRQCGGSTPVAALCCRYEPGEPPALAWGQAGLRPPLLFRDGRVQPTAAEDASGAPLGGTAEPGYGERRTALRPGDVVLCWAGDAGEAEAAAVEALGPRLGAARTAADCADLALDLLGQGSGSDSAEAHPGGVRLVALRLG; translated from the coding sequence ATGCACCCCGCTGCGCACCCGGACCATCCAGCCGTCCTCGGGGACGGGCCCGGCGCCGTGGCCGCGCCGTACGCCCCCGGCATCGCCGTCTGGGACCTGACCACCGACGAGGTGCACTGGTCCCCGGAGGTCTTCGCGCTCTTCGGCCGGGACCGGACGGCCGGTGCCCTCACCCTCGACCAGCTGCCGGCCTATCTGCTGCCCGACGACCAACTGCCGGTGCAGGGCATGGTGACCGCCGCGCTGGTCGACGGCCGGGCGCTGCGCGGCGAGTTCCGGGTGGTGCGGCCGGACGGCACGGTGCGCGCCGTCCGCTGCACCGGCGGACCGGTGATCGGCCCGGACGGGCACGCGGAGTCGCTCCGGCTGTCGCTGCGGGACGCCGGTGGGGCATGGCCGCTCTCCGACCGGGCCGCTGCCGCGTCGGCCCGGCCGGTGGCAGCCCCGGCCGCCGCCGTTCCGGACCTGGCGGTGCGCGGCCCCGCCGACACCGCCTCGGGGTGGTGCGACGCGTTACCGCTGCCGGGCGGCGGCGCGCTGCTGGCCCTGGGGTCCGGAGCGGCCGAGTCGGCGATGCTCCGGGACGCGCTGCGCGGTATGGCGATGACCGGTGCCGGGCCCGCCGTGATGCTGGGGCTGCTCGACCGGTTACTGCGGCAGTGCGGGGGCAGCACGCCGGTCGCCGCGCTCTGCTGCCGCTACGAGCCCGGGGAGCCGCCCGCCCTCGCCTGGGGGCAGGCCGGACTGCGCCCCCCGCTGCTGTTCCGGGACGGCCGGGTGCAGCCGACCGCCGCCGAGGACGCGTCCGGGGCGCCGCTGGGCGGCACCGCCGAGCCGGGGTACGGCGAGCGGCGTACGGCGCTGCGCCCCGGGGATGTGGTGCTCTGCTGGGCCGGAGACGCCGGTGAGGCCGAGGCTGCCGCTGTGGAGGCGCTGGGCCCAAGGCTGGGCGCGGCCCGGACGGCGGCGGACTGCGCCGACCTGGCCCTCGACCTGCTCGGCCAGGGCTCGGGCTCGGACTCGGCGGAGGCCCACCCGGGCGGCGTCCGCCTGGTGGCCCTGCGACTGGGCTGA
- a CDS encoding serine hydrolase domain-containing protein: MPAELADHCADVLTAYGCPSVSVAVAQRGVVTLAEAHGLADPATGRPATTDTAYLLASVTKPITATAVCLAADQGLLALDAPLPGRDSGPTIRQVLLHRGGFGQHYDFSYDTTDAEVALDDYAALYREPGSGFEYSNLGYGLLGRALAAATGQEFGDVVRERVFAPLGLTAAHLGPRHQGLQAVPHTADGRAYPAYGTSHPGASLGWATASEAALFGLSYSRLLRPETATAMLDGIPIDGRLGYGLGWFVSSGDGPRTVSHSGSMGGVATMLVVLPDQETALCVLTNSTDRRARDAVVGRLLDGLVADRDSVVLPPPVSAERPMAVPEGRWTGGISTPDREVPLTLRVRPDRQVELRLDGGAAVMAQATASADWDLRVSFPVQLPSVDARRNSPASGLELALRDGHLTGAARAFKDGEGDGWLGNLLSHPCALEAD, translated from the coding sequence ATGCCCGCCGAACTCGCCGACCACTGCGCCGACGTGCTGACCGCCTACGGCTGCCCCTCGGTCTCGGTCGCCGTCGCCCAGCGGGGCGTGGTGACCCTGGCCGAGGCCCATGGACTGGCCGACCCCGCCACCGGGCGCCCGGCCACCACCGACACCGCGTACCTGCTGGCCTCCGTCACCAAGCCGATCACGGCCACGGCGGTCTGCCTCGCCGCCGACCAGGGGCTGCTCGCCCTGGACGCACCGCTGCCCGGCCGGGACAGCGGTCCGACGATCCGTCAGGTGCTGCTGCACCGAGGCGGGTTCGGGCAGCACTACGACTTCAGCTATGACACCACCGACGCCGAGGTGGCGCTGGACGACTACGCCGCGCTCTACCGGGAGCCCGGCTCCGGCTTCGAGTACTCCAACCTCGGCTACGGGCTGCTCGGCCGGGCGCTGGCGGCGGCCACCGGGCAGGAGTTCGGCGACGTCGTCCGGGAGCGGGTCTTCGCCCCCCTCGGACTCACCGCCGCGCATCTCGGCCCGCGCCACCAGGGCCTCCAGGCGGTGCCCCACACCGCCGACGGCCGGGCCTACCCGGCGTACGGGACCAGCCACCCGGGCGCCTCGCTCGGCTGGGCGACGGCATCGGAGGCGGCGCTGTTCGGGCTCTCGTACAGCCGGCTGCTGCGGCCGGAGACGGCCACCGCCATGCTGGACGGCATCCCGATCGACGGTCGGCTGGGGTACGGGCTCGGCTGGTTCGTCTCCTCCGGGGACGGGCCGAGGACCGTCAGCCACAGCGGCAGCATGGGCGGCGTCGCCACCATGCTGGTGGTGCTGCCCGATCAGGAGACCGCCCTCTGCGTGCTCACCAACAGCACGGACCGGCGTGCCCGCGACGCGGTCGTCGGCCGCCTTCTGGACGGACTCGTGGCGGACCGCGACTCGGTCGTCCTGCCGCCGCCGGTCTCCGCCGAGCGCCCGATGGCCGTACCCGAGGGCCGCTGGACCGGAGGGATCAGCACCCCCGACCGAGAGGTGCCGCTGACCCTGCGGGTGCGTCCGGACCGGCAGGTCGAGCTACGGCTGGACGGCGGCGCGGCGGTCATGGCCCAGGCCACGGCCTCTGCCGACTGGGACCTCCGGGTCTCCTTCCCGGTGCAGCTCCCCAGCGTCGACGCACGGCGCAACAGCCCCGCCTCCGGGCTGGAACTCGCCTTGCGGGACGGCCACCTCACCGGTGCCGCCCGTGCCTTCAAGGACGGCGAGGGCGACGGCTGGCTCGGCAACCTGCTCAGCCACCCCTGCGCGCTGGAGGCCGACTGA